A stretch of the Coprobacillus cateniformis genome encodes the following:
- a CDS encoding DUF6442 family protein, whose amino-acid sequence MQKDEILEKAKKKNENDLDEMEMQIMLKANQFAVISSFIICIVLMVIKILANQPYYDVYGIVCMIMCCQNLYFGLKTHKRTHIVLGIGWGLLTILIIGTYIIDVLG is encoded by the coding sequence ATGCAAAAAGATGAGATTCTTGAAAAGGCAAAAAAGAAAAATGAAAATGATCTTGATGAAATGGAGATGCAAATAATGTTAAAAGCTAATCAGTTTGCTGTCATTTCAAGTTTTATCATTTGTATTGTTCTCATGGTTATTAAAATACTAGCAAATCAGCCTTATTATGATGTTTATGGTATTGTTTGTATGATTATGTGTTGCCAAAATCTTTATTTTGGTTTAAAAACCCATAAAAGAACACATATTGTTTTAGGTATTGGTTGGGGTCTTCTCACAATACTTATTATTGGAACTTATATTATTGATGTACTTGGTTAG
- a CDS encoding helix-turn-helix transcriptional regulator: protein MNDQLILRNNLKEARHEKNISQTELAKMVGVSRQTISSIETGQFNPTAKLALILCIALDKTFEELFYFD, encoded by the coding sequence ATGAATGATCAATTAATTCTTAGAAATAATTTAAAAGAGGCACGTCATGAAAAGAATATCTCGCAAACAGAGCTAGCTAAAATGGTTGGTGTTTCTAGACAAACTATCAGTTCAATTGAGACTGGGCAATTTAACCCAACTGCCAAATTAGCACTCATATTATGTATTGCTTTAGATAAAACATTTGAAGAATTATTCTACTTTGATTAA
- a CDS encoding MurR/RpiR family transcriptional regulator: MIIDKLNEVLNSVESYTTMYVFCAYIKSNIHDIAHMTIEEVAKDCYTSKGQISKCAKNLGFASYLEFKDACVDYSHSFRDKPAFFSKEYDLPQNAKIFAEYMSQTIMYVGDKINYSNLNHLINDILRSQKVYLYAQGDNRSLCNVIQVELSALYIPVVICDADFIKEYQFKEDHLLVILSTNGTIFQLNKRIISRLVNADVKTWLVTCNHNIEFPKYTLIVPSYEDKYNKFAIRHIVDIIIASIRLIQQQQ; this comes from the coding sequence ATGATTATTGATAAACTCAATGAAGTCCTGAATAGTGTTGAATCTTATACGACAATGTATGTGTTTTGTGCATATATAAAGTCCAATATTCATGATATTGCTCATATGACAATAGAAGAAGTTGCAAAAGATTGTTATACTTCTAAAGGCCAAATATCAAAATGTGCTAAGAATCTTGGCTTTGCATCTTATTTAGAATTTAAAGATGCTTGTGTCGATTATAGCCATTCCTTTAGAGATAAACCTGCGTTCTTCTCAAAAGAATATGATTTACCCCAAAATGCCAAGATATTCGCTGAATATATGTCGCAAACAATTATGTATGTTGGTGATAAGATCAATTATTCTAATTTGAATCATTTGATTAACGATATATTAAGGAGTCAAAAAGTTTATCTTTATGCTCAAGGAGATAATCGTTCACTTTGTAATGTGATTCAGGTAGAATTAAGCGCCCTGTATATACCTGTAGTTATTTGTGATGCAGATTTTATTAAAGAGTATCAATTTAAAGAAGATCATCTTTTAGTGATACTGAGTACAAATGGCACCATTTTTCAATTAAATAAGAGAATTATTTCACGTTTAGTCAATGCTGATGTCAAAACATGGCTAGTCACTTGTAATCATAATATTGAATTTCCTAAATACACTTTAATAGTTCCTTCATATGAAGATAAATATAATAAATTTGCAATTAGACATATTGTTGATATTATCATTGCTTCTATTCGTTTAATTCAACAACAACAATAA